One Actinospica robiniae DSM 44927 genomic region harbors:
- a CDS encoding LLM class flavin-dependent oxidoreductase, translated as MATTSPRIHTLCFLTPGNFPDDDPYQGLEDTLRLFALGEQLGFDGAWIRQRHLEHGVGSAAVFLAAAGQRTARIELGTAVIPIGYESPFRLAEDLSTADVLSRGRLQVGFSAGVPPHAELMGHLVFDGDWRGYDLSHRRITRLIDNLRGDYLGDADTVIQSPGNTQRPRLQPHDPGLVDRIWYGAASGGSALWAGENGLNLLTGNIVFGESSDDFVTAQSELIAGYRAALDPARPGRIALGRVIVPLDGADRATRERYRAYAASRHARTLKPQGERRVLFAPDLVGTADEILERLHADATFTQTSELRLELPYEFHREDYEQILHDMVRLIAPELGWQPGHVAQVPASR; from the coding sequence ATGGCCACGACGTCCCCCCGGATCCACACGCTCTGCTTCCTGACCCCCGGCAACTTTCCGGACGACGACCCCTACCAGGGGCTCGAGGACACGCTGCGGCTGTTCGCGCTCGGCGAGCAGCTGGGTTTCGACGGCGCCTGGATCCGCCAGCGCCACCTCGAACACGGCGTGGGCTCCGCGGCGGTCTTCCTGGCCGCCGCGGGCCAGCGCACCGCGCGGATCGAGCTGGGCACCGCGGTGATCCCGATCGGGTACGAGAGCCCGTTCCGGCTCGCCGAGGACCTCTCCACCGCCGACGTGCTCTCCCGGGGCCGGTTGCAGGTCGGGTTCAGCGCGGGTGTGCCTCCGCACGCCGAGCTGATGGGCCACCTGGTCTTCGATGGCGACTGGCGCGGCTACGACCTGTCGCACCGGAGGATCACGAGGTTGATCGACAACCTCCGCGGCGACTACCTCGGCGACGCCGACACCGTCATCCAGTCGCCGGGCAACACCCAGCGACCCCGGCTCCAGCCGCACGATCCGGGCCTGGTGGACCGCATCTGGTACGGCGCCGCCAGCGGAGGCTCGGCACTCTGGGCGGGCGAGAACGGCCTGAACCTGCTGACCGGCAACATCGTGTTCGGCGAGAGCAGCGACGACTTCGTCACGGCGCAGTCCGAGCTGATCGCGGGGTACCGTGCCGCCCTCGATCCGGCCCGCCCGGGCCGGATCGCCCTGGGCCGCGTCATCGTCCCGCTCGACGGCGCGGACCGGGCGACGCGCGAGAGGTACCGCGCGTACGCGGCGAGCCGGCATGCCCGGACCCTGAAGCCGCAGGGGGAACGCAGGGTCCTGTTCGCCCCGGACCTCGTCGGCACGGCGGACGAGATCCTCGAGCGCCTGCACGCCGACGCGACTTTCACGCAGACCTCGGAACTGCGGCTGGAGTTGCCGTACGAGTTCCACCGTGAGGACTACGAGCAGATCCTGCACGACATGGTCCGACTGATCGCGCCGGAACTCGGCTGGCAGCCGGGCCACGTCGCGCAAGTTCCGGCCAGCCGGTGA
- a CDS encoding GNAT family N-acetyltransferase, translating into MDQAAPRSPGGLDEPLLERRHPLDNPVRAALFGPHAPFALSRGDALRYPDDVSPFAALPDSPNENDWRDAAALLGPGGVLTLAALEPDFSAPAGWEVLMDLPGVQLVGEGVGGATDGQAVRLEPRDVPEMLALVERTRPGPFLPRTIEMGAYLGIRRGGRPVAMAGQRLHPPGWTEISAVCIDEEHRGSGLATRLVLASAAEIRSRGEVPFLHAAAANTTAIELYQALGFRLRRKVTFVSVRVPGEPPTEVRVA; encoded by the coding sequence ATCGACCAGGCCGCTCCGCGGAGCCCCGGAGGCCTTGACGAGCCCTTGCTCGAGCGGCGGCATCCACTGGACAATCCGGTCCGGGCCGCGCTGTTCGGCCCGCACGCGCCCTTCGCGCTGAGCCGGGGCGACGCTCTACGCTACCCGGACGACGTCTCGCCGTTCGCCGCCTTGCCGGATTCCCCGAACGAGAACGACTGGCGCGATGCCGCCGCATTGCTCGGGCCCGGTGGCGTGCTGACGCTGGCGGCTCTCGAACCGGACTTCAGCGCACCGGCCGGCTGGGAGGTGCTGATGGACCTGCCGGGTGTGCAGCTCGTCGGCGAGGGGGTGGGCGGCGCGACCGACGGGCAGGCCGTGCGGCTCGAGCCGCGGGATGTGCCGGAGATGCTCGCGCTGGTGGAGCGCACCCGGCCAGGTCCCTTTCTGCCGCGGACGATCGAGATGGGCGCCTACCTCGGTATCCGCCGCGGCGGGAGGCCGGTGGCGATGGCGGGCCAGCGTCTGCACCCGCCGGGCTGGACGGAGATCAGCGCCGTCTGCATCGACGAGGAGCACCGTGGTTCGGGTCTGGCCACCCGCCTGGTGCTGGCATCGGCGGCCGAGATCAGATCGCGCGGGGAGGTGCCGTTCCTCCACGCCGCGGCGGCCAACACCACCGCCATCGAGCTCTACCAGGCGCTGGGCTTCCGGCTGCGGCGAAAGGTGACGTTCGTCAGCGTGCGGGTTCCCGGAGAGCCTCCGACCGAGGTTCGCGTGGCTTGA
- a CDS encoding pentapeptide repeat-containing protein produces MNPRPVAGVIAGLLLGAMVVAVGALAVFVLPPHLAPRSAFTSAGDAVRAQNDVRGVLVQTVGGLVLLLGAYATWRQVQLGREGLRQSLDVTNAQLKAAQGQLTVAQESQLTQRFTQAVDQLGSDQVVVRMGGIYALERLARNSAADSGMVAELLSSYIRQHAPLADADDEIPEHLELRAADVRAALFVLKKGTVLPEGDEPLRLLGTDLRKAGLDHARLAGADLEGADLRWAWLRWACLDGADLSHIDLRNAHLGEASLLGAELNDARLGGAHLEGASLLGADITGAQFEGAVASPETLWPDGFDPVAAGVIIAPAAS; encoded by the coding sequence ATGAATCCGAGGCCGGTAGCAGGGGTGATCGCTGGCTTGCTGCTTGGCGCGATGGTGGTCGCCGTGGGGGCGCTGGCCGTGTTCGTCCTGCCGCCCCATCTGGCTCCACGCAGTGCGTTCACCAGCGCTGGGGATGCCGTCCGGGCGCAGAACGACGTGCGCGGCGTCTTGGTGCAAACTGTGGGCGGATTGGTGTTGCTGCTTGGCGCGTACGCGACCTGGCGGCAGGTGCAGCTGGGCCGGGAAGGCCTGCGGCAAAGCCTGGATGTGACCAACGCGCAGCTCAAGGCGGCGCAGGGACAGCTGACGGTCGCGCAGGAAAGCCAGCTCACACAGCGGTTCACGCAGGCCGTCGACCAGCTCGGCAGCGACCAGGTCGTCGTCCGGATGGGCGGCATCTACGCTTTGGAGCGGCTGGCCCGCAACTCCGCCGCCGATAGCGGCATGGTCGCGGAACTGCTCTCCTCTTACATACGCCAGCACGCGCCCCTGGCCGACGCCGACGATGAGATTCCGGAGCACCTGGAGCTTCGTGCGGCCGACGTGCGAGCGGCGCTGTTCGTGCTCAAGAAGGGGACCGTTCTTCCCGAGGGCGATGAACCGCTGCGGTTGCTCGGCACGGACCTGCGTAAGGCCGGACTCGACCACGCCCGGTTGGCCGGAGCCGATCTCGAGGGCGCAGACCTGCGGTGGGCGTGGCTGCGCTGGGCCTGCCTGGACGGTGCCGACCTCAGCCACATCGACCTGAGGAATGCACACCTGGGCGAGGCCAGCCTTCTCGGCGCCGAGCTCAACGACGCCCGACTGGGCGGCGCGCACCTGGAAGGCGCGTCTCTGCTCGGAGCGGACATCACCGGAGCGCAGTTCGAGGGGGCAGTGGCCAGCCCGGAGACTCTCTGGCCGGATGGATTCGACCCTGTCGCAGCCGGCGTCATCATCGCCCCTGCGGCCTCTTGA
- a CDS encoding helix-turn-helix domain-containing protein: protein MGRRMRPLDPADGEVQLFACELRALRAAAGELPFWKMARRCEVSKSSLAAAVAGYELPSEQVAIAFVEVCGGDRAWWRERLVQAGERVAAARAAPGSGQGPASAVGSELVLARRLPAVRAMRRGEAVADSGGNTGQSLEPVFALPGARRRPRAVLAVALVAAAMVGASAAVLLEHLRPAAETKAAVAPPQSKGVPSPAAAVPTLRGTLVYDQTVGPGCPSTGLARISQDDFTETHKWNTATSADWTVPGCSNLFLYSEPTTATQPDRWQDDYEWYFDHVPKTAQCTFFIYIPDSPYARYLASYDWTAGDSDYLDSTSFPIEQSVYRGQWFSKGPYTFSTGQAMMMITDARGDAPTATLTAAAVRLACD, encoded by the coding sequence TTGGGACGCAGGATGCGGCCGTTGGATCCGGCCGACGGGGAGGTGCAGCTGTTCGCCTGCGAGCTGCGCGCCTTGCGTGCGGCTGCGGGCGAGCTGCCGTTCTGGAAGATGGCACGGCGTTGCGAGGTCTCCAAGAGCTCTCTCGCCGCGGCGGTGGCGGGATATGAGCTGCCTTCCGAGCAGGTCGCCATAGCCTTCGTCGAGGTCTGCGGCGGCGACCGGGCCTGGTGGCGGGAGCGTCTGGTTCAGGCCGGCGAGCGTGTCGCCGCGGCCCGCGCCGCGCCCGGCTCCGGACAGGGGCCCGCATCGGCGGTCGGATCGGAACTGGTGCTTGCCCGCCGGTTGCCCGCCGTCCGTGCCATGCGCCGTGGTGAAGCCGTCGCCGACTCCGGCGGCAACACAGGCCAGAGTCTCGAACCCGTGTTCGCCCTTCCCGGGGCGCGTCGGCGGCCCAGGGCAGTCCTCGCCGTGGCGCTCGTCGCGGCGGCCATGGTGGGAGCCTCGGCCGCGGTCCTCCTCGAGCACCTGCGGCCGGCTGCCGAGACGAAGGCGGCCGTCGCGCCGCCCCAGTCCAAGGGCGTGCCGTCGCCGGCTGCCGCCGTCCCGACCCTCCGTGGAACGCTCGTCTACGACCAGACCGTCGGACCGGGCTGCCCGAGCACCGGGCTGGCGAGAATCTCGCAGGACGACTTCACCGAAACGCACAAATGGAACACGGCCACATCCGCCGACTGGACCGTCCCAGGCTGTTCCAACCTGTTTCTCTACTCAGAGCCGACCACCGCGACCCAGCCGGATCGGTGGCAGGACGACTACGAATGGTACTTCGACCACGTACCCAAAACCGCGCAATGCACATTCTTCATCTACATTCCCGACAGCCCGTATGCGCGCTATCTCGCCTCCTACGACTGGACCGCGGGCGACTCGGACTACCTCGACTCCACTTCCTTCCCGATCGAGCAGAGCGTCTACCGGGGTCAGTGGTTCTCCAAAGGGCCCTACACCTTTTCCACCGGCCAGGCCATGATGATGATCACGGATGCGCGAGGCGACGCGCCCACTGCCACCCTCACGGCAGCCGCCGTTCGCCTCGCCTGCGACTGA
- a CDS encoding DUF1684 domain-containing protein, with protein MTLQHIPTALDDAADTFTREWHEWRGRQFAKLADPHGFLAITHLHWLGESLERFPDAPGLWSTGPDGVRVVLDEDEELIVDGVPVRGEHRFGVIAERASLYPVSGDAVIEVAKRGGHDILRPRHPENPLRTAYTGTPAYAPDPRWAVTGRYVAFEEPRPTTVGAAVEGLQHVYDAPGRIEFELEGRPLSLTVFNGHAPGSLTALLTDATSGHTTYAANRALQIGPPDPDGTVLLDFNRAANLPCAYTDLATCPLPPAENRLPVAVEAGEKTPYERG; from the coding sequence ATGACCCTTCAGCACATCCCCACCGCCCTCGACGACGCCGCCGACACCTTCACCCGCGAGTGGCACGAGTGGCGCGGCCGGCAGTTCGCGAAGCTGGCCGACCCGCACGGCTTCCTTGCCATCACCCACCTGCACTGGCTCGGCGAGAGCCTGGAGCGCTTCCCCGACGCCCCGGGCCTGTGGTCAACCGGGCCCGACGGCGTGCGCGTCGTCCTGGACGAGGACGAGGAGCTCATCGTCGACGGCGTCCCGGTGCGGGGCGAGCACCGTTTCGGCGTCATCGCCGAGCGCGCCAGTCTCTACCCGGTCTCCGGTGACGCTGTGATCGAGGTGGCCAAGCGCGGCGGCCACGACATCCTGCGCCCGCGCCACCCGGAGAACCCGCTGCGTACCGCATACACCGGCACCCCCGCCTACGCACCGGATCCGCGTTGGGCGGTGACCGGGCGCTACGTCGCCTTCGAAGAGCCGCGGCCCACCACGGTCGGAGCCGCCGTCGAGGGACTCCAGCACGTCTACGACGCACCCGGCCGGATCGAGTTCGAGCTCGAGGGCCGGCCGCTGAGCCTGACCGTGTTCAACGGCCACGCCCCCGGCAGCCTGACCGCGCTGCTCACCGACGCCACCTCGGGCCACACCACCTACGCCGCCAACCGGGCACTGCAGATCGGCCCGCCGGACCCGGACGGAACCGTGCTGCTGGACTTCAACCGGGCCGCCAACCTCCCGTGCGCCTACACCGATCTGGCCACCTGCCCCCTGCCTCCGGCCGAGAACCGGCTTCCGGTCGCCGTCGAGGCCGGCGAGAAGACCCCGTACGAGCGCGGCTGA
- a CDS encoding RHS repeat domain-containing protein, with amino-acid sequence MAGLLAGPVPQAAAAAGGAPAASAGTAVPVHPVDGFAASVPKMLAAPKPSAVWPAAGSVSVTVAAEAGSTSAASRPKSSGSNLEPDPSHGSARAGKLPLWVGQADQPSGSKAPAPSPVSRAQVTVGSTSAAASLGLRGMVFSVARADGGTSTGRVHVSLSYSGFADAYGGDYGSRLELVALPACALTTPAKAACRVETPVGSLNDARTQYVGADVSLPAAGDATSGGAASAAAVVLAAVDTPSGSGGNFAAEPMSEQTDDWVSGASSGAYTYAYPIQVPTVPGGLQPSVALSYDSLATSGLNSSTNNEASWVGDGFDYSPGFIEADYAPCSSYAVDPDTGDLCAGSQTEVTLSFDGVSTPLVDGSSGWRAEQDSGEKITESNGTWEVIAPDGTEYFFGVNDLPGYASSDASTDSQWEAPVYEGCGQAAFCNQPWRDMLSYVVDPHGDAIAYYYATQTNSYAQSDGTVANGSYTQSGVLQRIDYGFRAGQAYSSTPAAQVSFTAPATRQDAPTDLACSAGSACVITSPTFWNDDELTGISTRTLNGSAYQPVDSWSLGGIYPATGDASTSPSLWLASVTCTGQDGSSSISLPPTDFAGTPLANRVETAADAAAGYSDITRDYLSGITSQTGGVTTIAYSPSFSSSTMPTPNSNNTAVYPDYWPAAGSSTPVLDFFNTYAAKSVTRKDTTGADPPVVTAYTYADPAWHYDTDTVSRSSTVTWDEWRGYGSVTAETGTAPDPVSETVTSYLQGMSQDGPAHATGPTVTLTTTRGQSVTDSDQFAGLQLEAIVYDGAGSGQEVTDTVTVPWTSTATAVNTGLDQAAYLTGPGSTLTYTALATGGARESTESDTYTSDGLPASVSAQPDTTQSSESTCTTTAYAANTATWLLDLPETVITDTGVCNASGQGTGTLVSQTDTLYDNGSLGAAPTAGNATKTEQAVSGGLVPTFVTSSATYDEYGRALSATDPDGHVTKTAYTPATGAEPTSVQVTDPMGLLTSTTYDPAYDLPLTATAPDGGQSTTSYDALGRKTAQWNPGNPVSGPADELYAYTVSGTSSFTTERTEEPDGSYLTTVTIDDSLGNVREVQAGTASGGTDVTDTTYDSDGLKSLVSAPYYTSAAPSGTLVAADGPVASQTGYVYDGDARVIKQISYGDGTETYETDTAYGGDYSTVTPPAGGTAQTDFTDGRGLTTAIYQYHAGVPVNPADPSSDYDQTTYTYTAAQKPATITDAAGDSWSDTYDLLGRQLTASDPDSGTTTDAYDSAGRLLTSTDARSKSTSYTYDLDGRKAAEYDTTGGAAETSADEIAAWTYDTLASGQPTSSTSYSNGSAYTEQITGYNAYGLPSGQQITVPAAQGKLAGTYSQTYTYAPTGQETSYTDSADGGLPAETVTTGYDSAGQPGSLTGTSSYVSKLTYTDLGQPLQYQEGTSSDPVYITDSYDPQTSRPTEQNTQTGTAKTSVDDLNYTYNDVGDVTSEADTPSGASSATDVQCFHYDYLGWLSQAWAQGTAACAGTPSASVEGGAAPYEESYSYNTIGDMTGEVSTTPAGVATTVTNTFPAAGHAQVHAPTTRTATTSGNSTSTAYTYTTAGELSTQTSTSQQQAFTWNDQDQLTQDAVTPSGSAAQDTSYIYDAAGDLLLRTDPTGTTLILGGEQIVLSTGAAAATATRYYTLGSAGVASQTAGGDLQYLAGDQQNTASIAIDAATLSVSRRHYDPYGNPLGAGSLWPSGQKGFVGGTADTATGLTDLGAREYQPQTAAFISPDPLINPQNPQDLDAYSYSYDNPTTFADPTGQAGCGFLGLGCVFNDVGRGWHQFTRSLQQASPALMPILADAVIDAVVLVATDGAGAALLPEIDGVVDEGFLDADLAGDEADITNEEIDALAEQGGGPGGGSSIGTTGSDGGSDGAGGDLGTANEDQRPVMSWTNGRLDANGDVVTDMEPQGPLPEGAGMKPGDDLVPGDYHYTVQQDGSLRVINSDDMYAMEPSAGHTSLAKSPTVNMAGTFKVNGSGEIDMFDNWSGHYLPGVDPAYNEVDYMPLETVARNAFKQFGLPDPLPNAWTPLWR; translated from the coding sequence GTGGCCGGCCTGCTGGCCGGGCCGGTGCCGCAGGCCGCGGCGGCCGCGGGCGGCGCCCCGGCGGCTTCGGCGGGCACGGCGGTGCCGGTGCACCCGGTGGACGGGTTCGCGGCTTCGGTGCCGAAGATGCTCGCCGCCCCCAAACCCTCGGCGGTGTGGCCCGCGGCGGGTTCGGTGAGCGTGACTGTGGCGGCCGAGGCCGGGTCGACCTCTGCCGCCTCTCGCCCCAAGTCGTCCGGGTCGAATCTCGAGCCCGACCCCTCGCACGGATCCGCGCGTGCCGGAAAGCTCCCGCTGTGGGTGGGCCAGGCTGATCAGCCGAGCGGTTCGAAGGCGCCCGCCCCCTCGCCCGTATCGCGCGCGCAGGTGACGGTGGGCTCCACCTCGGCCGCCGCGTCCCTCGGCCTGCGAGGCATGGTGTTCTCGGTGGCCAGGGCCGACGGGGGAACCTCGACCGGACGAGTGCACGTGAGTCTGTCCTATAGCGGATTCGCGGATGCCTACGGCGGCGACTACGGTTCCCGCCTGGAGTTGGTGGCGCTGCCCGCCTGCGCTCTGACCACTCCCGCCAAGGCCGCCTGCCGGGTGGAAACGCCGGTCGGCTCGCTCAACGATGCCAGAACCCAGTACGTCGGCGCGGACGTGAGCCTGCCGGCCGCCGGCGACGCCACGTCCGGCGGGGCGGCTTCCGCAGCTGCGGTGGTTCTGGCCGCGGTCGACACGCCGTCAGGGTCGGGCGGGAACTTCGCCGCCGAACCGATGTCGGAACAGACCGACGACTGGGTCTCGGGCGCCTCTTCCGGTGCGTATACCTATGCTTATCCGATCCAGGTGCCAACGGTGCCCGGCGGCCTGCAGCCGAGTGTCGCCCTGAGCTACGACTCGCTGGCCACCAGCGGCCTGAACTCCTCGACCAACAACGAGGCCTCCTGGGTCGGAGACGGCTTCGACTACAGCCCCGGGTTCATCGAGGCGGACTACGCCCCGTGCTCCAGCTACGCCGTCGACCCGGACACCGGGGACCTGTGCGCCGGCAGCCAGACCGAGGTCACGCTGTCCTTTGACGGGGTCTCCACTCCGTTGGTGGACGGCTCCAGCGGGTGGCGGGCCGAGCAGGACTCCGGAGAGAAGATCACCGAGTCGAACGGCACCTGGGAGGTGATCGCGCCGGACGGTACCGAGTACTTCTTCGGCGTGAACGATCTGCCGGGTTATGCCTCAAGCGACGCGTCCACCGACAGCCAGTGGGAAGCTCCGGTGTACGAAGGCTGCGGGCAGGCCGCCTTCTGCAACCAGCCCTGGCGCGACATGCTCTCCTACGTGGTCGACCCACACGGGGACGCCATCGCCTACTACTACGCCACCCAGACCAACTCCTACGCCCAGTCTGACGGCACCGTCGCGAACGGCTCCTACACCCAGAGCGGGGTACTTCAGCGGATCGACTACGGATTCCGGGCCGGCCAGGCCTACTCGTCCACCCCGGCCGCGCAGGTCTCCTTCACCGCACCTGCTACCCGTCAGGATGCCCCGACCGACCTGGCTTGCAGCGCCGGGTCGGCCTGTGTCATCACCTCGCCGACCTTCTGGAACGACGATGAGCTGACCGGCATCTCCACCCGCACCCTGAACGGCTCGGCCTATCAGCCGGTCGACTCGTGGTCGCTGGGCGGCATCTATCCGGCCACCGGCGACGCGAGCACGAGCCCGTCGCTGTGGCTGGCCTCCGTCACGTGCACCGGCCAGGACGGCAGTAGCTCGATCAGTCTGCCGCCTACCGACTTCGCCGGCACTCCTCTCGCCAACCGGGTCGAGACGGCCGCCGACGCGGCCGCCGGATACTCCGACATCACCCGCGACTACTTGAGCGGCATCACCAGTCAGACCGGCGGGGTCACCACCATCGCGTACTCCCCGTCGTTCTCCTCGAGCACGATGCCGACTCCGAACTCGAACAACACCGCCGTCTACCCGGACTACTGGCCGGCCGCCGGTTCTTCGACGCCGGTGCTCGATTTCTTCAACACCTACGCGGCCAAGAGCGTCACCCGGAAGGACACCACCGGCGCGGACCCACCGGTCGTCACGGCGTACACGTACGCCGATCCGGCCTGGCACTACGACACTGACACGGTCAGCCGTTCGTCCACCGTGACCTGGGACGAGTGGCGTGGATACGGGAGTGTGACGGCCGAGACGGGCACGGCTCCGGACCCGGTCAGCGAGACGGTCACCAGTTATCTCCAAGGCATGAGCCAGGACGGGCCAGCGCACGCCACCGGCCCCACGGTCACGCTCACCACCACCCGCGGCCAGTCCGTGACGGACTCCGACCAGTTCGCCGGCCTGCAGCTCGAAGCGATCGTCTATGACGGAGCCGGGTCCGGCCAGGAGGTCACCGACACGGTCACCGTCCCGTGGACCTCCACGGCCACCGCCGTGAACACGGGGCTGGACCAGGCCGCCTATCTGACCGGCCCGGGTTCGACGCTCACCTACACTGCACTCGCCACCGGCGGGGCCCGCGAGTCGACCGAGAGCGACACCTATACCAGCGACGGCCTGCCCGCCTCGGTCTCCGCGCAGCCGGACACCACCCAGAGCTCTGAGAGCACCTGTACCACCACGGCATACGCGGCCAATACGGCCACCTGGCTCCTCGACCTGCCCGAAACCGTGATCACCGACACCGGGGTGTGCAACGCCTCGGGCCAGGGGACCGGAACCCTGGTCTCCCAGACCGACACGCTCTACGACAACGGGTCGCTCGGCGCCGCACCCACGGCGGGCAACGCCACCAAGACCGAGCAGGCGGTCAGCGGCGGCTTGGTACCCACGTTCGTCACTTCGAGTGCGACCTACGACGAATACGGCCGGGCGCTCTCCGCCACCGACCCGGACGGGCACGTCACCAAGACCGCGTACACCCCGGCCACCGGAGCAGAGCCCACTTCGGTCCAGGTCACCGACCCGATGGGCCTGCTGACCAGCACCACCTACGACCCCGCCTATGACCTGCCGCTCACCGCCACGGCCCCGGACGGCGGCCAGAGCACGACCAGCTACGACGCACTCGGCCGCAAGACCGCCCAGTGGAACCCTGGAAACCCGGTATCCGGCCCCGCCGACGAGCTCTACGCCTATACCGTCAGTGGAACGTCGTCGTTCACCACAGAGCGGACCGAAGAGCCGGACGGCTCCTATCTGACGACCGTGACCATCGACGACTCGCTCGGCAACGTTCGTGAGGTCCAGGCCGGAACCGCCTCCGGCGGGACGGATGTCACCGACACCACCTACGACAGCGACGGCTTGAAGAGCCTGGTATCCGCCCCCTACTACACCAGCGCCGCCCCGTCCGGCACCCTGGTCGCCGCCGACGGGCCCGTCGCCTCGCAGACCGGGTACGTCTACGACGGAGACGCACGGGTGATCAAGCAGATCTCCTACGGAGACGGCACCGAAACCTACGAGACGGACACCGCCTACGGCGGCGACTACTCCACCGTCACCCCGCCCGCCGGAGGCACCGCGCAGACGGACTTCACCGACGGTCGAGGCCTGACCACCGCGATCTACCAGTACCACGCCGGGGTCCCGGTCAATCCGGCCGACCCCTCCTCCGACTACGACCAGACCACTTACACGTACACCGCCGCGCAGAAGCCCGCCACCATCACGGATGCGGCCGGCGACTCGTGGTCCGACACGTACGACCTGCTCGGCAGGCAGCTCACGGCATCCGACCCGGACTCGGGTACCACCACTGACGCCTACGACTCGGCCGGCCGGCTCCTCACCAGCACTGACGCGCGAAGCAAGAGCACTTCGTACACCTACGACCTGGACGGGCGCAAGGCCGCCGAGTACGACACCACCGGTGGCGCCGCCGAGACGTCCGCCGATGAGATCGCCGCCTGGACCTACGACACGCTGGCCAGTGGCCAGCCCACCTCGTCCACGTCCTACTCGAACGGATCGGCCTACACCGAACAGATCACCGGCTACAACGCCTATGGGCTCCCCAGCGGCCAGCAGATCACCGTCCCTGCCGCCCAGGGCAAGCTGGCCGGAACGTATTCGCAGACTTACACCTACGCTCCCACCGGTCAGGAGACCTCTTACACCGACTCCGCCGACGGCGGCCTGCCCGCCGAAACCGTCACCACCGGGTACGACAGCGCCGGACAGCCCGGCTCGCTGACTGGCACCAGCAGCTACGTCAGCAAGCTCACCTACACCGATCTCGGCCAGCCGCTGCAGTACCAGGAGGGAACGAGCAGCGACCCGGTGTACATCACCGACTCCTACGACCCGCAGACGAGCCGACCCACCGAGCAGAACACACAGACCGGCACCGCGAAGACCTCGGTCGACGATCTGAACTACACCTACAACGACGTCGGAGACGTGACCTCCGAGGCCGATACCCCGAGCGGAGCGAGCTCCGCCACCGACGTCCAGTGCTTCCACTACGACTACCTCGGCTGGCTCAGCCAGGCCTGGGCGCAGGGCACTGCGGCTTGCGCCGGCACGCCCTCGGCGTCGGTGGAGGGCGGGGCCGCCCCGTACGAGGAGTCCTACTCCTACAACACCATCGGCGATATGACCGGTGAAGTCTCGACCACCCCCGCGGGCGTCGCGACAACCGTCACGAATACATTCCCCGCTGCCGGCCACGCGCAAGTCCACGCCCCGACCACGCGGACCGCCACGACCTCAGGCAACTCCACCTCCACCGCCTACACGTACACCACTGCCGGGGAGCTCAGCACCCAGACCTCCACCAGCCAGCAGCAGGCCTTCACCTGGAACGACCAGGACCAACTCACCCAAGACGCCGTCACTCCGAGCGGCAGCGCCGCCCAAGACACCTCCTACATCTACGACGCCGCCGGCGACCTGCTGCTGCGCACCGACCCCACCGGTACCACGCTGATTCTCGGCGGTGAACAGATCGTGCTGAGCACCGGCGCCGCGGCCGCCACGGCGACGCGGTACTACACGCTCGGCAGCGCCGGCGTCGCCTCGCAAACCGCCGGAGGCGATCTCCAGTACCTCGCCGGGGACCAGCAGAACACCGCGTCGATCGCCATCGATGCCGCGACCCTCAGTGTCAGCCGCCGTCACTACGACCCGTACGGCAACCCCCTCGGCGCCGGGTCCCTCTGGCCGTCCGGTCAGAAGGGCTTCGTCGGCGGCACCGCCGACACCGCCACCGGCCTCACTGATCTCGGCGCACGCGAATACCAGCCCCAAACTGCCGCGTTCATCTCTCCCGACCCCCTGATCAACCCGCAGAACCCGCAAGACCTCGACGCCTACAGCTATTCCTACGACAACCCCACCACCTTTGCCGACCCCACCGGGCAAGCCGGGTGCGGCTTCCTCGGCCTCGGCTGCGTCTTCAACGACGTCGGCAGGGGCTGGCACCAGTTCACCCGTTCGCTCCAGCAGGCCTCGCCCGCGCTCATGCCCATCCTCGCCGACGCGGTCATTGACGCGGTGGTGCTGGTCGCCACCGACGGCGCGGGCGCGGCACTTCTCCCGGAGATCGACGGCGTGGTCGACGAAGGCTTCCTCGACGCGGACCTCGCCGGCGACGAAGCGGACATCACCAACGAGGAGATCGACGCACTGGCCGAACAAGGCGGCGGCCCGGGCGGCGGCTCAAGCATCGGCACGACCGGTTCGGACGGTGGCTCGGACGGGGCCGGCGGCGACCTCGGCACCGCGAACGAGGACCAGCGGCCCGTCATGAGCTGGACCAACGGGCGACTGGACGCGAACGGGGACGTGGTCACCGACATGGAGCCCCAAGGTCCCCTGCCTGAGGGCGCGGGCATGAAGCCCGGCGACGATCTGGTGCCGGGGGACTATCACTACACCGTTCAGCAGGACGGCTCGCTCCGGGTGATCAACAGCGACGACATGTACGCGATGGAGCCGAGTGCTGGACACACGAGCCTGGCGAAGAGCCCGACCGTGAACATGGCGGGGACGTTCAAAGTCAACGGAAGCGGCGAGATCGACATGTTCGACAACTGGTCCGGACACTATCTGCCCGGTGTCGACCCCGCCTACAATGAAGTGGACTACATGCCGCTGGAGACGGTCGCCCGAAATGCCTTCAAGCAATTCGGGTTGCCTGATCCGCTCCCCAACGCCTGGACCCCGCTTTGGCGATGA
- a CDS encoding putative leader peptide, which yields MASFSRRRHIDLQRIASCLCHA from the coding sequence ATGGCTTCCTTCTCCCGACGCCGGCACATCGATCTGCAGCGCATCGCCAGCTGCCTGTGTCACGCCTGA